The following is a genomic window from Lactococcus carnosus.
TTAAGCATAATTGGGATAATATACTGAATTTGGGATGTTTTTATAGGTTGTCCACCTCACTTAAGTAAGTTAACCAAATTGTGAATATGCTTTTCAGAAACATAAGTTGTTCTTGAGCTCCCATAAAACTGAATATTTCCCGTACCTATATCAATACTTTTTATCTTATTAATATTGACAATAAGAGATCTATCGATGCGTATCAGATTATGTCTTAATTTTGAAAAGTTTTTTAAGGGTTGTCGGACTAATCTTTCTTCATGTTCATATAACACGATACAATTTCGATATTCTCGACTAGACTCAATAAAAAGCACTTCATCTGGATTGAGCCTTACGCCATTTACCTCAACATAGGAAGATTTTGAAAAAAACACTAGATTAATTGTCCTTTGGATGACATCTTTAATAGAAGTTGAATTGTCTACCCCTACAGATAATAGGAACTGATCTCCATTTTCTATAATTAGCTCATTCAATTTGACATTATGGGATAGTATACCAATTACATTTTCCCTATTATGCGTCAATATTGTTTCAAATCTAAGGAAACCGGCTATACTTTCCGCCTGTAATAAAATAAAGTGTTGACACGGAAAATCTATTTGTAACTTAGCAATTTCATCAACAGAATCATAAGATGTAAAACTTATAAAATCCCTCTCTTCATTTCTTAAAATTTTACAAATTTCATTCAAAATCTCGTCATCAACAAGTGCTACGAATTTTTTCATAATATCTCCATCAAGTGTTGAACATTATATATAGATATTATAATACTTTGAACTTAAACACACAATTTTTTACAAAACAATATCTATGATATCATTGAATTCACAAAAAACGATACTTGAATAAAGCAGCGTTTCTGTTTAGTTATATAGTATTTGAAGATATACATAATTATGAAATCAATACTAAAAAACTGTCATATCAAAGCATAGAAAAATCAATTAGCTAAAAGATATTAATTAATAGGTAATTGTTTAAAGTAATAAGACTCTAGTAAAATTGATAATCAATTTTTTCATTTCCTTTATGAGTCAGCTTCGAAAATTCAAAAATACGACTTTTGTATGATTATTTAAAATTTCATTTATGGTTTAATAAGTATAGCTATTATTCATGAGGAGATATATATGAAAAAATTTTTTAAAAAATATGGGTATCTACCCTATTTTTTAGTATCAATATTATTATTAGCAAATTATCTTTTATTCCATAATAGGATATATCTCATTTTTTTCTCTTATTGGTTATTCCTTGCTTTTGTTGATTTTGCAAAAAAGAAACGTAATGACGATAAATAATATGAACTGATGCTACTATTATTTGTGATGATAAGATTTATTGTCCCCCCGAAGTTAACTCACTTAAAAATAGGTTATTTATCTCAAATTTAATTAAAACAAGAAAAAATCCCTATACACTGACTGTATAAGGATTTTTAATATGTCCCCTACATGAGTAATTGAAGTTGTATATATTATGTAACCTCTTAAAAGTTTGTCATAACTACATTTAGGTTTATAAAAAATAGTCAAATTCAGTATTATTATTTTGATCTAGGATAAATGTGGTACAAATATTGGATAGAAGTAGAATTATGGATAAAAATAGAATCTAAAATACTCAAAAAATAGTTAAATGAATTGTTTGGATATAAAACAGAGATCTTTCATTATTTTTTAAAATCCTGCAATATCGCCTTATCTCTTACTACGAAAAAGATAAGCACAATGAGTAGGATGCCAGAAGTTAGGAACATAGCATTTATTGGCACAATTCTAGACCACACACTCCCTACAACTAAACCCAAAGGACCGGAAATACCAATCATCATAAGATAAAAACTAATCACTTTACCTAAGTTTTTATTGCTAATTTTTTGTTGAATTAATGTCTGAATTGGTGCTTCTATAATAGGAATTCCCATTCCTGCAATAAAGTTTATCATTACAAATATAATAAATCCTATTTTATTACTGGGTAATAGAGCAGATAAAGTAAAAATGCCAGAAATTAGACTTATCCCTACTAGTGCTGATAGGAGCTTATTATATTTACTACTCAAAAAAGAAAGTGAAAATCCAGCAATCATCATACCTAAAGAAAGGCTTACCTCAACAATTGGGACATCAGTCTTTATCGAGCCTTTAAAATATTCAGTTGTCATCAAAGGGTAAAGAACAGTCGTTGGCATGATGATCGCTATTGATATAACTTTAAAAATAAGCAAGTGGAAAAGTCCTTGGTTCTGTTTTAATTCATTAACTGCTGTTTTTAATTCTAATAATACTTTATACTCTCTAGTAGTAGAAATTTTAGGGAATTTAGTGATAACTACAGAAAACATCCCTAATAAATTTGCTGTAATGCTGAGTAATAGGACGTTATTAATAGAGATATAACCATACGCCAGAGCGCCCAAAACAGGTGGTAACAGCTGGTTAATGGCTTGAAGAGAGCTATATTGACCATTAATGCTCAGAAGTTTTTCATCCGGAACAAGATTTGGAACAGACGCTTGAATTGCTGGATTTTGAATACTCATAGCAGATGCTCTCAATGCATTAGAGATTAATATCGTATTAACTGTCAAAATACCACCTGAGGAAATACCTTTAATAAAAAGCAATAACGTGATACCAGCAACAAGCAAATCTGAAACTATAAGTAACATTTTTTTATTAAAACGATCGACCAACACTCCTGATAATGGAGAAAAAAGAGCAATTGGTATAAGTGAAACCAATTGAGCAATCGTTAATAAGCTTGCAGACTTAAATTTATCAGTTAGGTAAAAAATTAAACAGTAATTAACTGTAGTAGTCAAAAGTGTTGCAAGACCCTGACCAATAAAAAGCCTATAGAAATTACTAAACCATTTGCTATTTGAAAACATAAAAAAAACCTCGCTATTTCCTTAAATTTATAGGATATATAACTGCTCAGTTTTTTAGAGGTATATGTTCTAATTTTAAAAAATATTAGAATTTTTCGTTAAACTATCTACTAAAAAGATAACATAAACGTGACGTTAAGTCAAACATGTATAATTTGCACAAATGAAAAAAGCATTGTTTGTATTATTCGTCATTTGTATCATCATTTATAAAACATTCTCTTAAAGGATCATCTGATGTGAGTCGTTGCTAGATTATTAGGTCACAAAGATATTAGTATGTTAATTGAGGTTTATGGTCATACTTTGCAAGAACGTGTAACAGAGGAGTATCAGGAGGTCAGAAATATTTTAAAATAAAACGAGATAACTTTATAAGGAAGTACGAGAAAAGCCATACACAGCAAC
Proteins encoded in this region:
- a CDS encoding LytTR family DNA-binding domain-containing protein — protein: MKKFVALVDDEILNEICKILRNEERDFISFTSYDSVDEIAKLQIDFPCQHFILLQAESIAGFLRFETILTHNRENVIGILSHNVKLNELIIENGDQFLLSVGVDNSTSIKDVIQRTINLVFFSKSSYVEVNGVRLNPDEVLFIESSREYRNCIVLYEHEERLVRQPLKNFSKLRHNLIRIDRSLIVNINKIKSIDIGTGNIQFYGSSRTTYVSEKHIHNLVNLLK
- a CDS encoding MFS transporter, translated to MFSNSKWFSNFYRLFIGQGLATLLTTTVNYCLIFYLTDKFKSASLLTIAQLVSLIPIALFSPLSGVLVDRFNKKMLLIVSDLLVAGITLLLFIKGISSGGILTVNTILISNALRASAMSIQNPAIQASVPNLVPDEKLLSINGQYSSLQAINQLLPPVLGALAYGYISINNVLLLSITANLLGMFSVVITKFPKISTTREYKVLLELKTAVNELKQNQGLFHLLIFKVISIAIIMPTTVLYPLMTTEYFKGSIKTDVPIVEVSLSLGMMIAGFSLSFLSSKYNKLLSALVGISLISGIFTLSALLPSNKIGFIIFVMINFIAGMGIPIIEAPIQTLIQQKISNKNLGKVISFYLMMIGISGPLGLVVGSVWSRIVPINAMFLTSGILLIVLIFFVVRDKAILQDFKK